From Sphingorhabdus sp. SMR4y:
ATTCCTGAAGCAACACTTTTGATTCTGGCGTCAATATATCCTTGTGCGGAACCGGATTTGTGAACGGCCATTTCCCGAACAGGAAGGAGAAGCCCCGACCGATATTGCGCAACAGTTGCGAGGGACGATATTCCTTGCGCGAACGGCCGAGTGAGTAATTATAGGTCAGGGCGTTCGGCAGCTTGCGGAAAAAGGCGCGTCGATAATCATAGCTGCCGACGTTTTTCTCACGTTTTTCCTGAATTTGATCCGGATCAAACGGCACTTGCAGGAAGGTACACAGCCTCTGCATAACCGTGCCAAAATCTTGCTGTATCGCCTTCTGGCTGGTGATGAAAATACTGTCAGGGCCGTAGACTTCCCGGACATGTGTCAGGCTGGAGTGATAGATTCCGTTTCTCAGCAGCGCCATTCCCGATATGTGTTTTGACAAATAATTGCCGTGAAACATCGCATGGATCGCGCGGTTTATTTCCATGACCGGGAGCTTGGCGCTGTTCATCAAATGGAAGTAATGGGACACAAACCGACTGACCGGTTCCCGGCAGACCATGATCATTTTGCAATCCGGGGAATGGTCCTTGAGCCGGTCGATGGCCACTATATCGGTAAATATGGTCGGTCGCTTTATTCCCTTAAGCTGCCCGTCGGCCGCGCCGGAAAAATCAAGCTGGCGCGCAACACGACCCTGTTCGAAATCGGGCGATTCAAAACATGCCAGTTCGCCAAGCGGCAGATATAGCGACGGGTGATTATGCAAATAATGCTGGACGGCCGTTGAAGCCGATTTCTGCGCGCCGATTATGGCGAAATCTATCCGGGTACCGGAGCCGTGGGCAGTCATTTGCTGACCTTTCCAAAAAACAGCATTTCAATCATGTCCAGTTTATGCGCATCATCCAGCAAGGCAGCGGGCAAGCGGTCATTGGCTAATGTTTCGCGGAGCGTATCATCCGTCATAAGCTTGTGCATCGCATCAAAAATGGAATCGGCATCCTGCTCGGCGATCAGGCCGGTTTCGCCGTGTACCAGCTGCTCGTCGACTCCGGATACGCGGGTGGCGACGACCGGTTTTCCCATTATCTTGGCTTCGTTGACGACGCCACACAGGCCTTCGTAATTCGACAGCATCGCCACCAGGTCGCTATGCGCATAAGCGGGGAAGGGGTTCTCGATGCGGCCAAGCAGGTGCACATGCCGGCTCAAATCCCGTGCGGCTATCTCGGCTTCGATGTGGTCGCGGTCGGGGCCATCACCCAGCACGAACCAGTCGAAATCCACACCCGCATCCACCAGACGGCGCGCCACCTGTGTCATCCGGGTCAGCCCCTTGGCTTTTTCATGCAGGCGGCAGACAGAAGCAATGCGCAGAGCGCCGTTTCGTCGGGGCGGAAAGGGATCCCTTCCGGCCTGCGCCCGCGCCCGCATTTCGCCGGGGTTCAGGATATTATAGATGACATGCGCCTTGTCTGCGGCTTCGGGCACGGCGGCAACCAGCGACCGGCGCGCCACATCCGAGACACAGACAAAGCCGGTGAATGTATTGAGATTGCGACCTATGCGCTTCTCTATGTCGTTGCGCTTGCCCATCTGCGACAGATCGTTGCGGATGAAATGGAGTTTTGCGGGCGCCCTTGTCACATGGCGGACCACCCAGGTCGGGGCGCCGGTCATGCCGACTGCGGCCCCGTCATAGCGCCGGAAGGCAAGACGCAAGGCGCTGAGTACCCCCCAGACCCCGCGGAGCACCCGGACCAGAGGATTGGAGGACCGTTTCCCCGGACGCAGATGGATGACTTCAATCGCCGGATCGAGGCGCTTTTCCAGCGTCCCGCCACCCTCTGTCAGGACCAGCGTGATGCGCGCGCCGCGTTGCTGCAGGGCATGCAACAGCCGCAAAGTCGACATTTCACCGCCGCCGATGTTGAACTGGGAAAGGTGGAACAGCAGATTCATCTATCAGCCCGATCCGATATCCGGCGCACGCTGGCCGGCATGCGCCGGTTACGCAGGAAGCGGCGTAGACGGCCGGGCAGCGATCCCGAATAGATTTTGTGAAAGGCCGCCAGTACGCGCGGATCTTCGGGAGGCAGGGCCGGATCCAGCGCCGATCCGGACGGCGCCAGCGCCGTGTGCATCCGGTCGTGGGCTCCGGTATGCGTGCCGCTGCCATCGAAACCGATATTCTGCACCAGATTGCGGACCGGAT
This genomic window contains:
- a CDS encoding sulfotransferase domain-containing protein, producing MTAHGSGTRIDFAIIGAQKSASTAVQHYLHNHPSLYLPLGELACFESPDFEQGRVARQLDFSGAADGQLKGIKRPTIFTDIVAIDRLKDHSPDCKMIMVCREPVSRFVSHYFHLMNSAKLPVMEINRAIHAMFHGNYLSKHISGMALLRNGIYHSSLTHVREVYGPDSIFITSQKAIQQDFGTVMQRLCTFLQVPFDPDQIQEKREKNVGSYDYRRAFFRKLPNALTYNYSLGRSRKEYRPSQLLRNIGRGFSFLFGKWPFTNPVPHKDILTPESKVLLQEYYKADRENLQREFPDVLYW
- a CDS encoding glycosyltransferase; this encodes MNLLFHLSQFNIGGGEMSTLRLLHALQQRGARITLVLTEGGGTLEKRLDPAIEVIHLRPGKRSSNPLVRVLRGVWGVLSALRLAFRRYDGAAVGMTGAPTWVVRHVTRAPAKLHFIRNDLSQMGKRNDIEKRIGRNLNTFTGFVCVSDVARRSLVAAVPEAADKAHVIYNILNPGEMRARAQAGRDPFPPRRNGALRIASVCRLHEKAKGLTRMTQVARRLVDAGVDFDWFVLGDGPDRDHIEAEIAARDLSRHVHLLGRIENPFPAYAHSDLVAMLSNYEGLCGVVNEAKIMGKPVVATRVSGVDEQLVHGETGLIAEQDADSIFDAMHKLMTDDTLRETLANDRLPAALLDDAHKLDMIEMLFFGKVSK